Proteins from a single region of Vibrio sp. DW001:
- a CDS encoding helix-turn-helix transcriptional regulator, whose product MSIRINLDVMMAKRKMRLKTLAQAVGITEANLSVLKNGKAKAVRFTTLDKLCEVLECQPGDILEFEINPDDES is encoded by the coding sequence ATGTCTATACGAATAAATTTAGATGTAATGATGGCAAAGCGAAAAATGCGCCTAAAAACGTTGGCCCAAGCGGTTGGTATCACAGAAGCTAATTTGTCGGTATTAAAAAATGGTAAAGCGAAAGCGGTCCGATTCACGACGTTAGATAAACTTTGTGAGGTACTTGAATGTCAACCGGGTGATATCTTGGAATTTGAAATCAATCCCGATGACGAATCTTAA
- a CDS encoding DUF2975 domain-containing protein — MYEIQKHSRRVRVLFQSLFLLIPVMVLYYWLTVQTDYDYLTSLGIIELSLDIDSYTQASLTLSTRVLATISSLLLCCIVNYALKVLVHLFRNYESGQIFSLENANCYQKLGYSLFYWVAGSVIYGAVMSVILSFNNPPGERVLMLGFEGMDVLTIVFGFIVLIISWVMKEGYVLADESQHTI, encoded by the coding sequence ATGTATGAAATTCAGAAACACAGTCGTCGTGTCCGTGTGCTTTTTCAGTCACTGTTCCTACTCATTCCTGTTATGGTGCTTTACTACTGGTTAACCGTCCAAACAGATTATGATTATCTGACTTCGTTAGGCATTATTGAGCTCAGTTTGGACATCGACAGCTATACACAAGCATCCTTGACATTATCAACACGAGTACTGGCTACTATTTCAAGCTTATTACTTTGTTGCATCGTCAACTATGCATTGAAGGTGTTGGTGCACCTATTTCGTAACTATGAATCGGGTCAAATCTTTTCTCTTGAGAATGCTAATTGTTACCAAAAACTAGGCTACAGCTTGTTTTATTGGGTGGCAGGCAGCGTTATTTACGGTGCAGTGATGTCGGTGATTCTTTCGTTTAATAACCCTCCTGGTGAGCGTGTATTAATGTTAGGTTTTGAAGGGATGGACGTGTTAACAATAGTATTTGGGTTTATTGTCTTGATAATTTCATGGGTGATGAAAGAAGGGTATGTTCTTGCTGATGAAAGCCAGCACACGATCTAG
- a CDS encoding AraC family transcriptional regulator yields the protein MNTQHLSRINDVLFYIHQDIARDLPVNTLADIAAYSEQHFHRLFKQVVGESIHQYIRRTRMEYAANLLMFESQSSVLHIGNKCGFNSVSSFSRAFKTTFHMSPGEWRKHDYHNADKPYLADPEIAAGYARVSKIGIPVPDIVEVAERHAAYVRHQGYNRSIHRAWLILKAWAESEGRDFSVQYGLHHSNPALVALEKCRYVACIEIDKRLNYRGIVNQLTIPGGLHAVFRLHGVYGELLPQISHVLEQWLPDSGFKLGSTPAYVNYIKNHFLAEDEKFELDFFLPISFY from the coding sequence ATGAATACTCAACACCTTTCTCGAATTAATGATGTGCTGTTCTATATCCATCAAGATATTGCCAGAGATCTGCCCGTAAATACGTTGGCAGATATTGCCGCCTACTCAGAACAACATTTTCATCGATTATTCAAACAAGTCGTTGGTGAGTCGATTCATCAGTATATTCGGCGAACACGTATGGAATATGCAGCAAATCTGCTTATGTTTGAATCTCAATCTTCGGTGCTGCACATCGGCAATAAGTGTGGGTTCAATTCTGTTTCATCATTTAGCCGAGCATTTAAGACCACCTTCCATATGTCTCCTGGAGAGTGGCGAAAGCATGATTACCATAACGCCGATAAGCCTTATCTAGCCGACCCAGAGATTGCAGCAGGTTATGCACGTGTGTCTAAAATAGGCATTCCCGTACCCGATATCGTTGAGGTTGCTGAAAGGCACGCGGCCTATGTTCGGCATCAAGGTTATAACCGATCGATTCATCGAGCTTGGTTGATCTTAAAAGCGTGGGCTGAATCAGAAGGAAGGGATTTCTCAGTTCAATATGGCTTACACCATTCCAATCCAGCTTTAGTAGCGTTAGAAAAGTGTCGTTATGTTGCTTGTATTGAAATTGATAAGCGACTCAATTATCGCGGTATTGTTAATCAACTTACCATTCCGGGAGGACTGCATGCTGTGTTTAGGCTACACGGTGTTTATGGTGAGTTATTGCCGCAGATAAGCCACGTACTAGAACAATGGCTGCCAGACTCGGGCTTTAAGCTGGGATCGACACCGGCTTACGTGAATTACATAAAGAATCATTTTTTGGCGGAGGATGAAAAGTTCGAATTGGATTTCTTCTTGCCAATTAGCTTTTACTAA
- a CDS encoding PLP-dependent aminotransferase family protein encodes MEIAQSLQQIQSSYIREILSAASDKNVISLAGGLPDEKTFPIELMKPTLESLSDMPEIFQYGSTAGYGPLLTHLIERFQLPESHTVMMCTGSQQGLDLIARAYVNPGDTVVMEAPSYLGAMQVFGLVQANMVTISQTEFGPDLEQLEQCFAKQAPKMFYAVPDFHNPTGVCWPLETRQRVAKLCIQYNVALIEDAPYRELRFNGKPIELVSNFCPDHSIVLRSFSKIASPGLRLGAVTGKVSYLEPLIKVKQGADLHSSVPMQALLLGLLEHADFDLHIDNIRSVYKQRYQKLFSELQSKLPKSCDLKPVDGGMFVWLTLPECDTFELAKVLLSKGVAVVPSPVFYPSSDKREPALRLNFTNSTVDELEKAVDCLTGVLKEFLS; translated from the coding sequence ATGGAAATCGCTCAATCACTACAACAGATTCAATCTTCTTACATCCGAGAAATATTAAGTGCCGCGAGCGACAAAAATGTCATTTCTTTAGCGGGGGGGTTACCGGATGAAAAGACCTTTCCCATTGAACTTATGAAACCAACATTAGAATCGCTTTCCGACATGCCCGAGATTTTTCAATACGGAAGCACTGCAGGTTATGGCCCATTATTGACCCATCTTATTGAGCGGTTCCAGCTTCCTGAAAGCCATACAGTCATGATGTGTACCGGCTCACAGCAAGGCTTAGATCTTATTGCAAGAGCCTATGTAAACCCGGGTGATACTGTTGTGATGGAAGCACCTAGCTATCTAGGTGCCATGCAAGTATTCGGCCTAGTACAGGCCAACATGGTGACGATTTCACAAACCGAGTTTGGTCCTGATTTAGAGCAGCTCGAACAGTGCTTTGCAAAGCAAGCACCGAAGATGTTTTATGCAGTGCCCGATTTTCATAACCCTACGGGCGTATGTTGGCCATTAGAAACACGTCAAAGAGTCGCTAAATTGTGTATTCAGTACAATGTAGCCCTAATTGAAGATGCACCCTATCGTGAGTTGAGATTCAACGGTAAACCTATCGAGCTCGTATCGAACTTTTGTCCAGATCACTCAATTGTGTTGCGGTCATTCTCCAAAATCGCCTCACCAGGCCTAAGGCTCGGCGCCGTCACTGGTAAAGTAAGCTACTTAGAACCCTTGATAAAGGTGAAGCAAGGAGCAGATTTGCATTCTAGTGTTCCAATGCAAGCACTTTTGCTAGGCTTACTTGAACATGCTGATTTTGATTTGCACATCGACAATATTCGCTCAGTTTACAAACAGAGATATCAAAAACTTTTCTCTGAATTACAAAGTAAGTTGCCAAAAAGCTGTGATCTTAAACCAGTTGATGGTGGCATGTTTGTGTGGTTAACCTTACCGGAATGCGACACATTTGAACTTGCTAAAGTATTGCTATCAAAAGGGGTGGCGGTTGTCCCTAGCCCGGTATTTTATCCAAGTTCAGACAAACGAGAACCGGCACTACGATTAAACTTTACCAACTCTACGGTAGACGAATTAGAAAAAGCCGTTGACTGCTTAACCGGCGTATTAAAAGAGTTTCTAAGCTAG
- a CDS encoding MFS transporter, with protein sequence MRKRVLPYLSGRLFDGISSGMFMMALPWIMLNEPGMGTFVAILALVCTGASFVSTLFMATLIDRFSRKKLLVLMQVVQASTALCVLLAYWYGVESIWLLAFAQLVFWLSGDMAWSTNNAFVHENFNPNEYAKISSYDEVVMQTSVLGAGALGIVVLEMWSMVEFAFLATLASSFAALSYLITPYRRQLSTRIKESYLSQLVESKSIFSKDPAFYAFIALSCLSYPVLTFLVKLVPIYFSEQGVEGSWFATWKMSYGVGALICGLVVAKLLTRFNPDKSMLFSIFIMSILLLGIGVFLSPIIMVTLTVIIGFFNAFNRISRINKLHHMVAISERGRVDGGLKLFSTLSQSLSYLLIAWLTANELTSYGFMIIAGVMMSAAMMMWLLIQKRENGVMVLS encoded by the coding sequence ATGAGAAAAAGAGTGTTACCTTATTTATCTGGACGGTTATTTGATGGCATCTCTTCTGGGATGTTTATGATGGCGCTACCTTGGATCATGTTAAACGAGCCAGGAATGGGCACATTTGTCGCGATACTGGCTTTGGTATGCACGGGCGCATCGTTTGTATCAACACTTTTTATGGCAACATTGATTGACCGATTTTCGCGTAAAAAGCTATTGGTTTTAATGCAAGTAGTTCAGGCGAGCACGGCGTTATGTGTGTTATTGGCCTATTGGTATGGAGTAGAGTCCATCTGGTTGCTTGCATTTGCCCAACTTGTCTTTTGGTTAAGCGGCGATATGGCGTGGAGTACAAATAACGCATTCGTCCACGAAAATTTTAATCCAAATGAGTACGCGAAAATATCCAGCTATGATGAAGTAGTTATGCAGACGAGCGTGTTGGGTGCAGGTGCTCTGGGAATTGTGGTATTAGAGATGTGGTCAATGGTTGAGTTTGCTTTCTTGGCAACGCTGGCTTCATCATTTGCCGCATTGAGTTATCTAATCACGCCTTATCGACGTCAGTTATCAACGCGAATTAAAGAATCCTATCTTTCTCAATTAGTAGAGAGTAAAAGCATTTTCAGTAAAGATCCCGCTTTCTATGCATTTATCGCGTTATCGTGCCTTTCGTACCCGGTACTTACTTTTTTGGTCAAATTGGTACCCATCTATTTCTCTGAACAAGGTGTTGAGGGTAGCTGGTTTGCTACATGGAAAATGAGTTATGGAGTAGGAGCGTTAATCTGTGGTTTGGTTGTAGCGAAGCTTCTTACGCGTTTTAATCCTGATAAATCGATGCTGTTTTCCATATTCATTATGTCGATACTGTTGCTGGGGATAGGTGTGTTTCTCTCTCCCATCATCATGGTTACGTTGACCGTTATTATTGGTTTCTTTAATGCGTTTAACCGTATATCTAGAATCAATAAGCTGCATCATATGGTGGCAATTTCTGAGCGAGGGAGAGTTGACGGAGGATTGAAGCTGTTTTCAACCCTGTCTCAAAGTTTAAGCTATCTACTTATAGCCTGGTTAACGGCAAATGAACTGACATCATATGGTTTTATGATTATTGCTGGGGTGATGATGAGCGCGGCAATGATGATGTGGCTGCTTATACAAAAAAGAGAAAATGGAGTGATGGTGTTATCCTAA
- a CDS encoding DUF1971 domain-containing protein — MSHQRIPANWTIQRSTPFFTRQNVPEALLTHHNTAEGVFGQLCVMEGVVTYYGFADSEANTPEVQVVIEAGQFATSPPEYWHRMELSEDAQFNINFWSDKDKSGQKMFNSK; from the coding sequence ATGAGCCATCAAAGAATCCCAGCGAACTGGACTATCCAACGTTCAACGCCATTTTTTACTCGACAAAATGTGCCAGAGGCGCTGCTAACTCATCACAACACCGCAGAAGGTGTGTTTGGTCAGTTATGCGTCATGGAAGGTGTTGTTACCTATTATGGTTTTGCCGATTCTGAGGCGAATACCCCAGAGGTGCAGGTTGTGATTGAAGCTGGACAGTTTGCGACGAGTCCACCTGAATATTGGCATCGGATGGAGCTGAGTGAAGACGCGCAGTTCAATATCAATTTTTGGTCGGATAAAGATAAAAGCGGTCAGAAAATGTTCAATAGCAAATAG
- a CDS encoding ferredoxin--NADP reductase — protein sequence MNTIPLQMNIGTVVARKDWTATLFSLCIKSEALDYTAGQFTKLGLVDGSGELVRRAYSIVTHPEQYKRDNTLEFLIITDEKGRLSPLLNRLQAGDNIYVGNTAAGFMTLDEIPTPTTELWLMATGSASGPFISMLGDEQIENRFQRIVLAHAVRNREELTYTDEIRLLLEKNQEIRYVPIISREHVSGVLSGRIPDLLLSGELQAAAETSFHVDKSFVYLCGNPEMVKDTSQTLIKLGLTKHLRKTPGNFGSENYW from the coding sequence ATGAATACAATTCCTCTACAGATGAATATTGGTACGGTTGTCGCTCGCAAAGATTGGACGGCAACCTTGTTTTCGCTTTGTATTAAATCTGAAGCGCTCGATTATACGGCGGGTCAGTTTACCAAGTTGGGATTAGTCGATGGGTCGGGTGAGTTGGTTAGAAGGGCTTATTCAATCGTCACGCATCCGGAGCAGTATAAACGGGATAATACGTTAGAATTTCTTATCATCACTGATGAAAAAGGGCGGCTTTCTCCACTGCTAAACCGACTGCAAGCAGGTGACAATATCTACGTGGGAAATACGGCAGCAGGGTTTATGACGCTTGATGAGATCCCCACACCCACAACAGAGTTATGGTTAATGGCGACAGGAAGTGCTTCTGGCCCCTTTATTTCGATGCTTGGCGATGAGCAGATAGAGAATAGATTTCAGAGAATTGTTTTGGCTCACGCGGTTCGAAATAGAGAAGAGTTAACGTATACAGACGAGATTCGTTTGTTATTGGAAAAGAATCAGGAGATCCGTTATGTCCCAATTATTTCAAGAGAACATGTGTCCGGAGTTTTGTCAGGACGAATTCCAGATCTGCTACTTAGCGGAGAGTTGCAAGCCGCCGCTGAAACATCGTTCCACGTCGATAAGAGTTTCGTCTATTTATGCGGTAATCCTGAGATGGTTAAAGATACAAGCCAAACGCTAATTAAGTTGGGCTTAACGAAACACCTAAGAAAGACACCCGGTAATTTTGGTTCCGAAAATTATTGGTAA
- the norR gene encoding nitric oxide reductase transcriptional regulator NorR, with translation MSNLNKEWVKIALDLTSGISDQDRFDRLLSSIREVLRCDASALLYFQDQQFVPLAINGLYDDVLGRRFDIQQHPRLEAIARAGDVVRFPPDSDLPDPYDGLIPEHEHDLRVHSCIGLPLLINDRLIGAITIDAFDPAQFDSFRNQDLRVISALAATSLNTALLMEQLESQVGVETSSPATSSKSIVPSEIIGNSEVMQELKSHISAVANTDLSVLIMGETGVGKELVAAAIHANSDRVKKNLVYLNCAALPESVAESELFGHVKGAFTGAISNRKGKFELADNGTLFLDEIGELSLALQAKLLRALQYGDIQRVGDDSNIKVNARIVAATNRVMHEEVKAGRFRSDLYHRLSVFPIFVPPLRERGKDITLLYGFFAERCQHKLGVTNIKIDPQSSMLLQKHSWQGNVRELEHAINRAAVLARSESRSDVIVLLPKHFNLEEQDGLVSDNSMKNPPTSGNAISMPLTVIDLKNATDEFQVNLINQAYREAGNNWAAAARLLKVDSGNLHRLMKRLNMK, from the coding sequence GTGAGCAACCTCAATAAAGAATGGGTGAAAATTGCCTTAGATCTAACCTCTGGAATTTCAGATCAGGACCGATTTGATCGCTTACTCTCTTCAATTAGAGAAGTGTTGAGGTGCGACGCATCCGCCCTACTCTATTTCCAAGATCAACAGTTTGTTCCACTGGCAATTAATGGCCTTTACGACGATGTACTTGGGCGACGATTTGATATACAACAACATCCCAGATTAGAGGCTATTGCGCGAGCGGGCGACGTGGTGCGTTTTCCTCCAGACAGTGACCTACCAGATCCATATGACGGATTAATACCTGAGCATGAACATGATCTAAGGGTGCACTCATGCATCGGGCTACCGCTTCTTATCAATGACAGATTGATTGGTGCAATAACCATTGACGCCTTTGACCCTGCGCAGTTTGACTCATTTCGAAACCAAGATTTACGAGTCATAAGCGCATTAGCGGCCACAAGCCTAAATACCGCACTCTTAATGGAACAATTAGAGAGTCAGGTCGGTGTCGAAACCTCTTCTCCCGCAACAAGTAGTAAGAGCATCGTACCGAGCGAGATAATCGGTAACTCAGAGGTAATGCAGGAACTAAAATCACATATCTCTGCCGTGGCAAATACCGATTTGTCGGTACTTATTATGGGTGAAACCGGTGTCGGCAAAGAGCTGGTCGCCGCCGCTATCCATGCAAATTCGGACAGAGTCAAAAAGAATCTCGTTTACTTAAACTGCGCAGCGCTGCCAGAATCAGTTGCAGAGAGTGAGCTTTTTGGTCACGTTAAAGGGGCATTTACGGGCGCAATTAGTAATCGAAAAGGTAAATTTGAGCTGGCCGACAATGGCACACTGTTTCTTGATGAGATTGGCGAACTCTCATTGGCCTTGCAAGCTAAGCTACTAAGAGCGCTCCAGTATGGTGATATTCAACGGGTGGGCGATGACAGTAATATTAAGGTAAATGCCCGTATTGTGGCTGCAACCAATCGCGTTATGCATGAGGAAGTCAAAGCCGGACGTTTTCGTTCCGACCTATATCATCGCTTAAGTGTGTTCCCTATCTTTGTCCCTCCTTTGCGCGAACGTGGAAAAGATATCACGCTTCTTTATGGTTTCTTTGCCGAGCGTTGCCAACACAAACTGGGGGTGACGAATATCAAGATAGATCCTCAATCAAGTATGTTGCTTCAGAAACACAGCTGGCAAGGTAATGTGCGCGAGTTAGAGCACGCCATAAATCGCGCAGCAGTACTCGCGAGATCAGAGTCGAGATCAGACGTGATCGTATTGCTACCAAAACACTTTAATCTTGAAGAACAAGATGGCCTTGTGTCAGACAACAGTATGAAAAATCCACCCACATCAGGTAACGCTATCAGTATGCCATTAACCGTCATCGATTTGAAAAATGCAACCGATGAGTTCCAGGTAAACCTGATTAATCAAGCCTATAGAGAGGCAGGAAACAACTGGGCTGCCGCCGCTCGTCTATTAAAAGTAGATTCAGGAAACCTACATAGATTAATGAAACGTCTTAACATGAAGTAA
- a CDS encoding nitric-oxide reductase large subunit codes for MTKQKLSIIALIIVCLTSFTILLSLGSQIYREAPPIPTSVISRTGEVIFTKTDIQEGQLVWRTMGGHQLGSIWGHGSYIAPDWTADWLHRESEEWLDLTAQAQFSKPFAQLDNFQKAELESRLRDDIRPNSYNAETDVITISQTRGEAVKALQTYYSNVFGDNPEFQHVREDYAMKEATIASAENRDKLSAFFFWGAWAAVTERPDESYTYTNNWPFDPVIGNTPTSDNIVWSVLSFVVLIAGVGALAWYHATLKAHPLPKLPATDPLFGVKPTRSQKALAKYFVTAVGLFLLQILLGSITAHYAVEGQDFYGFPLSEILPYSVTRTWHTQLAVFWIATAWLGTGLYIAPALSGYEPKYQRLGVNVLWVALLIVVLGSMAGEWMAVQQYFDLDLSYWIGHQGQEYIDLGRIWQILLLVGLLIWLGLVTAAIRPALFKDGEMKPVIWVLYASCVAIGLFYGAGLFQGKHTNLAIAEYWRWWVVHLWVEGFFETFATSVIALVFVRLGLIRAQSANSAVLFATVVFLTGGLIGTLHHLYFTGTPTSVIAWGSVFSALEVVPLALIGFEAVETYRFRKSTPWMARYKWAIMFFVATAFWNLVGAGILGFLINPPIALYFIQGLNTTATHAHGAFMGVYGMLGIGLMLTCVRGLTGDTKAWDDKWLKWSFWTLNFGLAGMVFMSLFPVGIVQFFAVIEHGYWYARSPAVIHSELVEMLVWLRMPGDILFGIGGIFIGIFMTKLIFAAISNRKSKLITQTASN; via the coding sequence ATGACAAAACAAAAATTGTCCATCATCGCTCTTATTATAGTGTGCTTAACTTCGTTCACTATATTATTGAGTTTGGGCAGCCAGATTTATCGTGAAGCACCCCCTATCCCTACTTCAGTAATAAGCCGTACCGGGGAAGTAATTTTCACCAAAACAGACATTCAGGAAGGTCAACTAGTTTGGCGTACTATGGGTGGACATCAACTCGGTTCCATTTGGGGACACGGTTCTTACATTGCACCAGATTGGACAGCAGATTGGCTACACCGTGAATCTGAAGAGTGGTTAGATCTCACCGCTCAAGCTCAGTTTTCTAAACCTTTTGCACAATTAGACAATTTCCAGAAAGCCGAACTTGAAAGTAGATTGCGCGATGATATACGCCCTAACAGCTACAACGCTGAGACAGACGTCATTACCATCTCACAAACTCGAGGTGAAGCAGTTAAGGCACTGCAAACCTATTACTCTAATGTATTTGGCGATAACCCCGAGTTTCAACACGTTCGTGAAGACTACGCGATGAAGGAAGCGACGATCGCTTCTGCTGAAAATCGAGACAAACTTTCTGCGTTCTTTTTCTGGGGCGCTTGGGCTGCGGTAACAGAGCGACCAGATGAGAGTTATACCTACACAAATAACTGGCCTTTTGACCCTGTTATTGGTAACACACCAACATCAGACAACATCGTTTGGTCGGTGTTGAGTTTTGTTGTCCTTATCGCGGGAGTTGGCGCTCTAGCTTGGTATCACGCCACCTTAAAAGCGCATCCACTACCTAAATTGCCTGCAACCGATCCGCTGTTCGGTGTAAAACCAACCAGATCTCAAAAAGCGCTGGCTAAATATTTCGTCACCGCCGTTGGCCTGTTTTTGCTTCAGATTTTATTGGGTAGTATTACCGCCCACTATGCGGTTGAAGGACAAGACTTCTACGGATTCCCTCTTTCAGAGATTCTGCCTTACTCCGTTACTCGTACATGGCACACCCAATTAGCCGTATTCTGGATAGCAACAGCGTGGTTAGGTACGGGTCTTTACATTGCACCCGCACTTTCAGGCTACGAACCAAAATACCAACGACTCGGTGTCAACGTACTTTGGGTGGCACTTCTCATTGTAGTCCTCGGTTCTATGGCCGGCGAATGGATGGCGGTTCAACAATACTTTGATCTCGATTTAAGCTATTGGATAGGGCATCAGGGTCAAGAGTACATCGATCTTGGACGTATCTGGCAGATCCTATTGCTTGTTGGCTTACTGATTTGGTTAGGATTGGTTACCGCAGCGATTCGTCCTGCATTATTCAAAGATGGCGAGATGAAACCTGTCATCTGGGTGTTATACGCTTCATGTGTCGCGATTGGATTGTTCTACGGTGCTGGCCTATTCCAAGGTAAGCACACAAACTTAGCCATTGCTGAATACTGGCGCTGGTGGGTTGTACATCTATGGGTAGAAGGTTTCTTTGAGACTTTCGCTACGTCAGTTATCGCGCTTGTATTTGTTCGCTTAGGCCTTATTCGTGCACAGTCGGCTAACAGCGCTGTATTATTCGCGACAGTGGTATTCTTAACGGGTGGTTTGATTGGTACGCTACATCACTTGTACTTTACCGGAACGCCGACATCCGTCATTGCTTGGGGCTCCGTATTCTCTGCATTAGAAGTGGTTCCACTCGCGCTCATTGGTTTCGAAGCAGTAGAAACCTATCGATTTAGAAAGTCGACACCTTGGATGGCTCGATACAAATGGGCAATCATGTTCTTTGTTGCGACTGCATTTTGGAATCTAGTCGGTGCTGGCATACTTGGGTTCTTAATCAACCCACCTATCGCGCTCTACTTTATACAAGGTTTGAACACCACAGCAACACACGCACATGGTGCCTTTATGGGAGTGTACGGAATGTTGGGTATTGGTTTGATGTTGACTTGCGTACGCGGGCTAACAGGCGATACCAAAGCGTGGGATGACAAATGGCTTAAATGGTCTTTCTGGACACTTAACTTTGGCCTTGCCGGAATGGTCTTTATGTCATTGTTCCCAGTCGGGATCGTACAGTTCTTCGCTGTCATCGAACATGGATATTGGTACGCACGTTCTCCGGCCGTGATTCATAGCGAACTGGTCGAAATGCTTGTTTGGTTACGTATGCCAGGCGATATTCTGTTCGGTATCGGAGGAATATTCATCGGTATCTTCATGACGAAACTTATATTCGCTGCGATCAGTAACCGTAAATCAAAGCTCATTACGCAAACCGCTTCAAATTAA
- a CDS encoding SirB2 family protein, with translation MYLEVKTVHIVTVTISISLFVFRFLRYYAASEIKTQPLWLKHLPHVIDTLLFSSGIALVSITKFIPFTASAPWLSYKLAMVVLYIACGFGAMSQKASRRRRILFFIASIGCLCVVITLALTKQIDTLFAIFQ, from the coding sequence ATGTATCTAGAAGTGAAAACCGTTCACATTGTCACCGTCACCATCAGTATTTCATTATTTGTCTTTCGGTTTCTTCGTTACTATGCAGCATCAGAAATAAAAACTCAGCCTCTATGGCTTAAACATCTACCGCACGTTATTGACACTCTACTGTTTTCTAGTGGTATCGCCCTTGTCTCTATCACTAAGTTCATCCCCTTCACCGCTTCAGCTCCGTGGCTCAGTTACAAACTTGCTATGGTCGTTCTCTATATTGCTTGCGGATTTGGAGCCATGAGTCAAAAAGCGAGCAGAAGACGTCGAATTCTATTCTTCATTGCATCAATTGGTTGCCTTTGCGTGGTGATTACATTGGCTTTAACAAAACAGATTGATACCCTTTTTGCAATCTTCCAATAA
- a CDS encoding cupin domain-containing protein has product MLNMDFNQRLVIESEKMEWLASPANGVWRKPFERQEQEAGHTTSIVKYDADSKFKSHPHPVGEEIFVLGGTFSDESGDFPAGTYLRNPPNSAHAPFSKGGCILFVKLNQFDENDSKQIRIKTKEQNWLAGLGGLQVMPLHEFKHEHVALVKWPKGEHFQPHNHFGGEEILVLSGTFSDEYGHYPKGTWIRSPHMSSHCPYVEEETVILVKTGHLPIPDSYYSA; this is encoded by the coding sequence ATGTTGAATATGGACTTCAACCAAAGACTGGTCATTGAATCTGAGAAAATGGAATGGTTAGCAAGCCCGGCCAACGGCGTATGGCGCAAACCATTTGAACGACAAGAACAAGAAGCGGGACACACCACCAGCATTGTAAAATATGACGCGGATTCTAAATTTAAATCCCATCCTCATCCTGTAGGGGAAGAAATTTTTGTGTTAGGTGGTACCTTCTCAGATGAGAGCGGTGACTTTCCTGCTGGCACTTACTTAAGGAACCCACCGAATAGCGCTCACGCGCCATTTAGTAAAGGTGGCTGCATACTATTCGTCAAGCTTAATCAATTTGATGAAAACGACTCAAAACAGATCCGAATAAAAACCAAAGAGCAAAACTGGTTAGCAGGGTTAGGGGGTTTACAGGTTATGCCTCTGCACGAATTTAAGCATGAACATGTTGCGTTAGTTAAGTGGCCAAAAGGCGAGCATTTTCAACCCCATAATCATTTTGGTGGTGAAGAGATCTTGGTTTTATCCGGTACATTTAGTGACGAATATGGGCATTATCCAAAAGGGACATGGATTCGTAGCCCACATATGAGCAGTCACTGCCCATATGTGGAAGAAGAAACCGTTATCTTAGTAAAAACAGGTCACCTACCCATCCCAGATTCATACTATTCCGCTTAA
- a CDS encoding carboxymuconolactone decarboxylase family protein, translated as MSKTRYDVGLENLAKIDGEAGQKVIDSLQDIAPDLARFTIEFPFGDVYAREGLDLKSREIATVAALTALGNCQPQLKVHLHAALNVGCSEEELKEVIIQMAVYAGFPAALNGMFAFKEVLAENAKYL; from the coding sequence ATGAGCAAAACACGGTACGACGTCGGTCTTGAAAATTTAGCCAAGATAGACGGCGAAGCGGGACAAAAAGTGATTGATAGCCTTCAAGATATCGCCCCAGATCTGGCACGTTTCACCATTGAGTTTCCGTTTGGTGATGTTTACGCGCGCGAAGGGTTAGACTTAAAATCACGAGAAATCGCCACTGTTGCGGCATTAACGGCCTTAGGAAACTGCCAACCTCAATTAAAGGTTCATTTACATGCGGCATTAAATGTTGGTTGTAGTGAAGAAGAATTAAAGGAAGTGATTATTCAGATGGCTGTTTATGCAGGTTTTCCGGCCGCTCTAAACGGTATGTTCGCATTCAAAGAAGTGTTGGCAGAGAATGCCAAGTACCTCTAA